One genomic window of Sulfurovum lithotrophicum includes the following:
- a CDS encoding TrmH family RNA methyltransferase — translation MKEECVRSNQDRIDRIDQILCHKQPVLKVMLDDVHSSQNLSAILRTCDAVGVQHLYYTTANNKDLRIHKTITQGAHRWVERIRIGTEEKIAFLQEKQKKGYQVVVTHLEERAVSFRKVDYTKPTIIVMGNEKEGVSSEIVSLADTVIIIPMQGMVQSLNVSVAAALILYEAERQLAEAGRNDTPQLSKEEREKIKSGWLYRDNIARRSKGKIPLK, via the coding sequence ATGAAAGAGGAGTGTGTCCGATCGAATCAGGACCGTATAGACCGCATAGATCAGATACTCTGTCATAAACAGCCTGTACTGAAAGTGATGCTCGACGACGTTCACAGTTCCCAAAACCTTTCAGCCATTCTCCGTACCTGCGATGCCGTAGGGGTGCAGCATCTTTACTATACGACTGCAAATAACAAAGACCTTCGTATCCACAAGACCATTACCCAGGGAGCACACCGCTGGGTTGAACGTATCCGTATAGGTACAGAAGAGAAAATAGCGTTTCTTCAGGAGAAGCAGAAAAAGGGGTATCAGGTTGTCGTGACCCATTTGGAAGAAAGGGCTGTCTCTTTCAGGAAAGTGGACTATACGAAACCGACGATCATCGTTATGGGAAATGAAAAAGAGGGTGTCTCTTCCGAGATAGTTTCTTTGGCCGATACAGTGATCATCATCCCTATGCAGGGTATGGTGCAAAGTCTCAATGTCTCTGTCGCTGCGGCACTTATACTCTATGAGGCAGAGCGGCAGTTGGCGGAGGCAGGCAGGAATGATACACCGCAGCTCTCAAAAGAGGAAAGGGAGAAGATCAAGAGTGGGTGGCTCTATCGTGACAATATCGCCAGGAGAAGCAAAGGGAAGATACCGCTAAAGTGA
- a CDS encoding DUF503 family protein, with the protein MIISNCILHIELPYVHSLKGRRSVVNSIKEKLKVFNLSVLDVSGEYAKEADVAFVFLSQNTLGAVQYREKIEKMLERNFSEYHFDLEYEEI; encoded by the coding sequence ATGATTATCTCTAACTGTATACTCCATATTGAACTGCCGTATGTCCATTCTCTGAAAGGGCGTAGGAGCGTCGTCAACAGCATCAAGGAAAAATTGAAAGTTTTTAACCTTTCTGTACTCGATGTGAGTGGGGAATATGCAAAGGAAGCGGATGTCGCGTTTGTTTTTCTGTCACAAAATACTTTGGGTGCAGTGCAATACCGCGAAAAGATTGAAAAGATGCTTGAGAGGAATTTCTCGGAGTATCATTTTGATCTGGAGTATGAAGAGATATGA
- a CDS encoding REP-associated tyrosine transposase translates to MANYRRIFEDGYSYYITMVTHRRKPILVENIALLRESFRQSKKVFDYRIEEIVVLPDHLHMIITPAVSVEYPKIIGYVKAYFSRHCDEKYFAEETQSSSRYQRRHKPIWQKRYYEHTIRNEKDMWEKINYMQNNPVKHGLAETIEDWKYSSFQKPA, encoded by the coding sequence ATGGCAAATTATAGAAGAATATTTGAAGATGGTTATAGCTATTACATCACGATGGTGACACACAGACGCAAGCCTATACTTGTGGAAAATATAGCATTGTTACGAGAGAGTTTCAGGCAGAGCAAGAAGGTATTTGATTATCGTATAGAAGAAATCGTTGTGTTGCCTGACCATCTGCATATGATTATCACCCCTGCTGTGAGTGTGGAGTATCCTAAGATCATAGGGTATGTCAAGGCATATTTTTCCAGACATTGTGATGAAAAGTATTTTGCAGAGGAAACACAATCTTCCAGTAGATACCAAAGAAGACATAAACCCATTTGGCAAAAGAGGTATTATGAACACACCATACGAAATGAAAAAGATATGTGGGAGAAGATAAATTATATGCAAAATAATCCCGTGAAACATGGTTTGGCAGAAACCATAGAGGATTGGAAATATTCATCATTCCAAAAACCCGCGTAG
- a CDS encoding AAA family ATPase has product MSSKREKEKLKFKRSDITFDDVVGHKEVKKRLRSIIKIIQDPEKLKDFDIPLPRGALLYGPPSIGKSMLAKAFIHEAGFSYLEISGSKLFELDHIKEVYDLASRHAPSVVLLEDIDIKGVLQGTITNVSFSDIAKVIESSDPTVFTIATAESLDDVDPVLTAPQKLDFLIEVSKLDKDARKFFIEKILEKPHDPKINVDRIVRYITGMSAMELDRLGRMAALNVIEEGKKWITEDILIEQINIIKYGHKIETQMVKNLEEELKMTAYHEAAHAVLSCILMPQVKIEQVTISRRSKMLGFVSYNAEDEYSNITKEEIFNDVCVLMAGRMSKIVKAGEEKMDSGAVNDLSQASVNIYAALTTLGMDKELGLINIESIVMMADDFLEAKIEERFLHWTSVAQERTEALVREHWGKIEKLALELIEKEIVEEEELLKIVGKVKRTYPIPASL; this is encoded by the coding sequence ATGTCATCCAAAAGAGAAAAAGAGAAACTCAAGTTCAAGCGGTCCGATATCACCTTCGATGATGTAGTGGGACATAAAGAGGTCAAGAAGAGACTCCGGTCTATCATTAAGATCATACAGGACCCCGAAAAGCTGAAGGACTTCGATATACCGCTGCCCAGAGGTGCACTGCTGTACGGTCCGCCAAGCATAGGCAAGAGCATGCTGGCAAAGGCTTTCATTCATGAGGCGGGCTTTTCGTATCTGGAGATCTCGGGATCAAAACTGTTTGAACTCGACCATATCAAGGAAGTATATGACCTTGCCTCACGGCATGCTCCCAGTGTTGTTCTTCTCGAAGATATCGATATCAAAGGCGTTCTGCAGGGGACCATTACGAATGTATCGTTCTCCGATATCGCCAAAGTGATCGAATCGTCTGACCCCACGGTCTTTACGATCGCAACGGCAGAATCACTGGATGATGTCGACCCCGTACTGACCGCGCCTCAGAAACTTGATTTTCTCATCGAAGTTTCCAAGCTGGACAAGGATGCCAGAAAATTCTTTATAGAAAAAATACTTGAAAAACCGCATGATCCGAAGATCAATGTGGACCGGATCGTCCGATATATCACTGGGATGAGCGCCATGGAGCTAGACAGACTTGGGCGTATGGCGGCACTGAATGTTATAGAAGAGGGCAAGAAGTGGATCACCGAGGATATTCTCATCGAGCAGATAAACATCATCAAGTACGGACACAAGATAGAGACACAAATGGTGAAGAATCTGGAAGAAGAACTCAAAATGACCGCCTATCATGAGGCGGCACATGCTGTACTTTCATGCATTTTAATGCCTCAAGTAAAGATAGAGCAGGTCACGATATCCCGTCGAAGCAAGATGCTCGGGTTTGTTTCGTACAATGCGGAAGATGAATACTCCAACATTACCAAAGAGGAGATCTTTAACGATGTATGTGTCCTGATGGCCGGACGCATGTCAAAGATCGTCAAAGCCGGAGAAGAGAAGATGGATAGCGGCGCTGTGAACGATCTTTCCCAGGCTTCGGTCAATATCTATGCAGCCCTTACCACGCTGGGGATGGACAAAGAACTGGGGCTGATCAACATTGAATCCATTGTAATGATGGCCGATGATTTCCTTGAAGCGAAGATAGAAGAGCGGTTCCTGCACTGGACCAGTGTAGCACAGGAACGTACCGAAGCTCTGGTACGGGAACACTGGGGTAAAATAGAAAAGCTGGCACTTGAATTGATTGAGAAGGAGATTGTCGAAGAAGAAGAGCTCCTGAAGATCGTAGGAAAAGTGAAACGTACCTATCCGATCCCGGCTTCTCTGTAG
- a CDS encoding YwbE family protein, producing MADKDGRKRSNIKYGMDVAIVLKEDQSTGYLTYGKVQKILTNSPTHPHGIKVRLNTGEVGRVKEIL from the coding sequence ATGGCTGACAAGGACGGCAGAAAAAGAAGCAATATAAAGTATGGGATGGATGTAGCCATTGTCCTGAAAGAGGACCAAAGCACAGGATACCTTACCTACGGCAAGGTCCAGAAGATCCTCACCAATTCCCCTACCCACCCGCACGGTATCAAAGTACGGCTCAACACAGGCGAAGTGGGACGTGTGAAAGAGATACTGTGA
- a CDS encoding CHAD domain-containing protein — protein MKIIRKKENAVSIIRDILQDLLADIYAYRKRVLKEDDNEVLHQFRIAVRRSVVLMGEFSSIDRSGQILVHRKALKTLINISNTKRDLDVLYGRICTLSAEAVSHKDAVNLLKKQLKEMLQKEHRKILEYLLSQTCSDILRSWEAYLGREYFNTVSDSDVTIKKLSDKVIYRRFLKIKKQIKALEQKPGKIEEKLHALRISYKKLRYLLETFAGLYRKKKMKKLLKEMKKIQKVLGDFHDSCQQDVLLEQLLKIEEAPTLRIFISEVLRPELKKYQKKEIKEIKKQLERFLRKKKRYRKLFG, from the coding sequence GTGAAGATAATACGCAAAAAAGAAAATGCTGTTTCAATAATTAGAGATATCTTGCAGGATCTGCTTGCAGATATCTATGCCTACCGCAAACGTGTGCTGAAAGAGGATGACAATGAAGTGCTGCACCAGTTCAGGATTGCAGTGAGACGGTCGGTCGTACTGATGGGGGAGTTCTCATCCATCGATAGAAGCGGCCAGATCCTGGTGCATAGAAAAGCACTTAAAACACTCATCAATATCAGTAACACCAAACGTGATCTCGATGTACTGTATGGGCGGATATGCACTTTGAGCGCTGAAGCGGTTTCCCACAAAGACGCAGTGAATCTTTTGAAAAAACAGCTGAAGGAGATGCTGCAAAAGGAGCACAGGAAGATTCTGGAGTATCTTCTAAGCCAAACCTGCAGCGATATCTTACGATCCTGGGAAGCTTACCTTGGCCGGGAATACTTCAACACTGTTTCAGACAGTGATGTTACCATCAAAAAACTTTCTGACAAAGTAATATACAGACGTTTTCTGAAAATAAAAAAACAGATCAAAGCACTTGAGCAAAAGCCCGGAAAGATAGAAGAGAAGTTACATGCTCTGCGTATCTCGTACAAAAAGCTTCGTTATTTACTGGAAACCTTTGCCGGCCTGTATCGAAAAAAGAAGATGAAAAAACTTCTCAAAGAGATGAAAAAGATCCAGAAGGTGCTGGGTGACTTTCATGACAGTTGCCAGCAGGATGTTTTGCTCGAACAGTTGCTGAAGATTGAGGAAGCTCCGACATTGCGTATCTTTATTTCAGAGGTGCTTCGGCCTGAACTGAAAAAGTATCAGAAAAAAGAGATCAAAGAGATCAAAAAACAATTGGAAAGGTTCCTGAGAAAAAAGAAGCGCTACAGAAAACTATTTGGCTGA
- a CDS encoding YaiI/YqxD family protein, translating to MTLFIDGDAFPNLLKPIVLRSIERLALPTKVIANKKINIGRSSHIEYIIVDQGADEADHRIVDLCQKDDLVITADIPLSDRIISKEGHAIDHRGELYSIENIKQYLAMRNLMESIRESGEMTGGPKAFGPKDAHAFANQFNAFLAKNYPKL from the coding sequence GTGACACTCTTCATCGACGGTGATGCCTTTCCAAATCTTCTTAAACCCATTGTACTTCGCAGTATCGAACGATTAGCACTTCCCACCAAGGTCATTGCCAACAAGAAGATCAATATAGGCAGGTCATCACATATCGAATACATCATTGTGGACCAGGGAGCGGATGAGGCGGATCACCGCATTGTGGACCTCTGTCAAAAAGATGATCTTGTCATTACCGCGGATATTCCTCTGTCCGACCGTATCATCAGTAAAGAAGGACATGCCATAGACCATCGCGGAGAGCTCTACAGTATTGAAAACATTAAACAGTATCTGGCTATGAGAAACCTGATGGAGAGCATCAGGGAGAGCGGAGAGATGACAGGCGGTCCCAAAGCATTCGGACCCAAAGATGCCCACGCCTTTGCCAACCAGTTCAATGCTTTTTTGGCTAAGAACTATCCAAAGTTATAA